Proteins encoded by one window of Armatimonadia bacterium:
- a CDS encoding NADH-quinone oxidoreductase subunit C: protein MTAKTLPQPVPEDLTERFGEAVSLATDGTWEIRLPAEAAREALEYLGRDRQPAFDYLLDLCGVDYPEGFEVVYHLSRPATAEVVRVRVQLPRRGAKVQTVTDVWAGAGWPERELMEMFGIAVEGNPDPGHLLLPEDWKGFPLRKDYQYPQDHPYLRRDPMHEDPGAFVAGKTPAGQTNPDEEPTPEAQ from the coding sequence GTGACTGCGAAGACCCTCCCACAACCTGTCCCCGAGGACCTCACCGAGCGTTTTGGTGAGGCGGTAAGCCTGGCGACCGACGGCACGTGGGAGATCCGGCTTCCGGCTGAGGCGGCCCGTGAGGCGCTGGAGTACCTCGGGCGGGACCGTCAGCCGGCCTTCGACTATCTCCTTGATCTGTGCGGTGTGGACTACCCCGAGGGCTTCGAGGTGGTCTATCACCTGTCCCGCCCGGCGACTGCTGAGGTTGTGCGCGTCCGGGTGCAACTGCCCAGACGAGGCGCCAAGGTCCAGACCGTCACTGACGTATGGGCTGGTGCAGGATGGCCGGAGCGGGAGCTGATGGAGATGTTCGGGATCGCGGTGGAGGGCAACCCAGACCCGGGGCATCTGCTGCTTCCCGAAGACTGGAAGGGCTTCCCCCTGCGTAAGGACTATCAGTACCCGCAGGACCATCCCTACCTGCGCCGTGACCCGATGCATGAGGACCCCGGAGCCTTCGTGGCCGGGAAGACGCCGGCCGGCCAGACGAACCCGGACGAGGAACCCACGCCCGAGGCTCAGTGA
- a CDS encoding NADH-quinone oxidoreductase subunit D, with amino-acid sequence MQDLHTEEILLNMGPQHPSTHGVLRVVLRLDGERVIDAKPDIGYLHSSLEKIGEQLTWAQYIPYTDRYDYLSPLTNEFVYVRAVERLLGIEVTERCEYIRVMMAELQRLISHLMYFTAMGLDTGATTVYLHCFRDRERLSDLLEHVTGQRMLYNYLRIGGVRDDLPYDFAEELRSFLAYFPAKLREYNNLLTKNRIFRGRVENVAVLEPEQAIRYGQCGPCLRACGLAQDLRKTPGYSVYPEFDFDIPVFDTCDAMARHLVRCEEMVQSLRILEQALDKLPGGGVSVKVPRPIKPDPGVVYERVEGPRGEVACYLVSDGGEKPLRVHWRPPSYYNLQPLPELMRGGYVADTVIAIAALDIMLGDVDK; translated from the coding sequence GTGCAGGACCTGCATACCGAAGAGATTCTGCTGAACATGGGGCCTCAGCACCCCTCGACTCACGGGGTGCTGCGTGTTGTCCTGCGTCTGGATGGCGAACGGGTCATCGACGCCAAGCCGGATATCGGTTACCTGCACAGCTCACTAGAGAAGATTGGCGAGCAGCTAACCTGGGCTCAGTACATCCCCTATACCGACCGCTATGACTACCTGAGTCCGCTGACGAACGAGTTTGTCTATGTGCGCGCGGTGGAGAGGCTGCTGGGTATCGAGGTCACGGAGCGCTGTGAGTACATCCGGGTGATGATGGCGGAGTTGCAGCGTCTCATCAGCCACCTGATGTACTTCACGGCCATGGGCCTCGACACCGGCGCCACGACTGTATACCTGCACTGCTTCCGTGATCGCGAGCGTCTCAGCGATCTGCTTGAGCACGTGACGGGCCAGCGGATGCTGTACAACTACCTGCGCATCGGCGGGGTGCGCGACGATCTGCCCTATGACTTCGCTGAGGAGCTGCGCAGTTTCCTGGCCTACTTCCCGGCGAAGCTGCGGGAGTACAACAATCTGCTGACGAAGAACCGTATCTTCCGGGGACGCGTGGAGAACGTGGCGGTCCTGGAGCCCGAGCAGGCCATCCGCTACGGGCAGTGCGGGCCCTGTCTGCGCGCCTGCGGCCTTGCCCAGGACCTGCGCAAGACCCCGGGCTACAGCGTCTACCCGGAGTTCGACTTTGATATTCCCGTTTTCGACACTTGCGACGCAATGGCCCGTCACCTGGTCCGCTGCGAGGAGATGGTTCAGAGCCTGCGGATCCTCGAGCAGGCCCTCGACAAGCTCCCCGGCGGTGGGGTGAGCGTCAAGGTCCCGCGGCCGATCAAGCCCGATCCGGGAGTGGTGTATGAGCGCGTGGAGGGACCGCGAGGCGAGGTAGCCTGCTACCTGGTCTCCGACGGTGGGGAGAAGCCCTTGCGAGTTCACTGGCGTCCTCCCTCCTACTACAACCTGCAACCCTTGCCCGAGCTGATGAGGGGTGGCTACGTGGCCGACACGGTCATCGCAATCGCCGCGCTCGATATCATGCTCGGTGACGTGGACAAGTGA
- a CDS encoding NADH-quinone oxidoreductase subunit B family protein — MRNLARRYQDTPPGVRFISIVDKVLNTGKACSLWPLQFGLACCAIEMIATAGPRYDLDRFGIIMRASPRQADCMIVAGTVSVKMAPVVERLYNQMPEPRWVIALGNCAVSGGRFYQHAYSVVKGVDRVIPVDIYIPGCPPRPESLVDGLLKLHDLIRKESITDRPRHERWEAEHQLPPEAAIR; from the coding sequence ATGCGGAATCTGGCGCGGCGTTACCAGGATACGCCTCCCGGGGTGCGGTTCATCAGCATCGTTGACAAGGTGCTGAACACGGGCAAGGCGTGCTCGCTGTGGCCTCTGCAGTTTGGGTTGGCGTGCTGCGCAATTGAGATGATCGCCACCGCCGGTCCGCGCTATGACCTGGACCGTTTCGGGATCATCATGCGAGCGTCACCCCGGCAAGCGGACTGCATGATCGTCGCGGGCACCGTGAGCGTGAAGATGGCGCCGGTGGTCGAGAGGCTCTACAACCAGATGCCGGAACCCCGCTGGGTCATCGCCCTGGGGAACTGCGCAGTCAGCGGCGGACGGTTCTACCAGCACGCCTACAGCGTGGTCAAGGGCGTTGACCGGGTCATCCCCGTGGACATCTACATCCCCGGGTGCCCGCCGAGGCCGGAGAGTCTTGTCGACGGTCTGCTCAAGCTCCACGACCTGATCCGCAAGGAAAGCATCACCGATCGGCCACGGCATGAGCGCTGGGAAGCCGAACACCAGCTTCCGCCCGAAGCCGCCATACGGTAG
- a CDS encoding NADH-quinone oxidoreductase subunit A yields the protein MVLVYGPLALFIVAGFVFAAITLVLAMVLRPADTYDEKRLVYECGIPPFGSAWSRFFVRYYIIAIVFVVFEVETIFLFPWATVFKKLSAPVALGPLPAIEMGIFIAILLVGLAYVWRKGDLEWADDARRPAADRRR from the coding sequence ATGGTGCTTGTCTACGGTCCCCTGGCCCTGTTCATCGTGGCCGGGTTTGTGTTCGCGGCTATCACGCTGGTCCTCGCCATGGTCCTGCGTCCTGCCGACACCTACGACGAGAAGCGTCTTGTCTACGAGTGCGGCATTCCCCCCTTCGGCTCAGCCTGGAGCCGATTCTTCGTTCGCTACTACATCATCGCCATCGTTTTTGTCGTGTTTGAAGTCGAGACCATTTTCCTGTTCCCCTGGGCCACCGTCTTCAAGAAGCTTAGTGCGCCAGTTGCCCTGGGGCCCCTGCCGGCGATCGAGATGGGGATCTTCATCGCCATTCTGCTGGTCGGCCTGGCGTACGTCTGGCGCAAGGGTGACCTCGAGTGGGCAGACGACGCAAGGCGCCCTGCCGCCGACCGACGACGCTGA